The genomic DNA TGTGTTGAGTGCGCTAAAGAATAATAGGTGACTGTGTATCAAGAGCTGTTTTGAAACTAGTGCATCTTTATTTAATACTTTCATATGTGCATAAAACCTCAAATATATCTGTAATTTAACCTTCAACAGCAGTTTAATACACACAAAAGAAACATTTGGTTTTGTTTCAGTTTATTTTGAAAAATAGACAGTAAGATATATTAAGATAAAAGGAAAATATGCAAAAGTCAAAATTCCAACCCTCTATTTGATCATTACTAACAATGAAAAAGCATGACTGGGGCCATGAATGTTGGTTCTAGCCCATAATTTTACTAGGAAGTGGGTTCAACTCATCAGTCTGGGCCGAATTCAAACCCAGTACCAGAGGTGCTAACCCACTGCATCACTCAGCCCAGTGTTGTATAATTTTTATTACCTTTGCCAAGGTTCTGCTTTTCTTAAACTTCAGAACGTCCCCTTCTTCACTGAAGAATATGTGTTTATTTTTGGTAGCTGCTGGCTGATGCATGTCAAGACGTCTGGACAACTCAGCGACATTACGATAGTGTGCGTGTCCATGACTAAATTTTGAAATGCTGCATGTGAAGATTAAAGGAAAACACAAAGGCATCTAAGATTAATAATTCTTCTTGAGGGTGTTGTGCAGGGCAGGTGAACACTGCAACAGTCTTAGAACCTCTTGTACTTTCAGGGGGATTTAAATCTCTAAGCTACTGCTGTTGGAAACTAACTGTTTATTATTTTATGGCCAGAAATATGGATCATATTTCCTATATTTGTAACCATGCCAATTTATAAATGTGGGTATATCAATATCAATCACAAACTTTACTCCGTCATCAACGTTTATTTGGTTACAGAAAGAAAAGCAGAGATGAAAGAGAAGTAATATTTCTAGTGAAAGATTGTTAGGGACAAATCCAACGAGATCTTAAAGAAAATGTTCTTTCTGCATGCTTTTGCTGAGTTTCTTGTCATCTGACTCTTGCTTCCTCTTTTGCCAAGTCTGTTGGTGTCAGTGAAGGATTTGTGTGGTAtggtctctcattctttctcttggGACATATAGAAATTACAGGATGTCAGGTCTCTCCATGCCAACAGCTTATTAGCTAAGAAAGTTCAGTGTGAGGTTACTATGGAAATTGTAGCTTAACAAGAGCTGATGTAAGGTTGTGCCTGGCTATCTTTCAGCACATTGAAGGTTTGAAATGAGATGAGTTGATCCTTTAGTGGCTGGCTGACTATTACTTCCTGCTCACTCTGTAATTGTTCAAATAATCTGAATTTTAGTGAAGATCTAGAGGCCCCAATTTCTAGGTGTTTGTTGTTTCTCTAAGCTGATACTAACACAGGAAGGTTTTTTATTAAGATAAAATTACAGAGTTGATTGAACTAACTTCATTTTATCAATAACATAGATAATTGGAGTATTTTATCTCTTGCCTATTTAAATAGAATTGTAACATAGAAGCATCAAGTCCTACAtaagagaggtagggagagattTATGAGAGAAAGATAaagtagaatgagagagagagaactggggcAAAATAGAATAGAATTTAATTCATGCATGGGATATGAGGACCACTGGCAagatcaacatttattgcccatccttaattgccctccagagatggtggtgagtcaccttcttgaactatgCAATGATGTGAACAGTTTGGTGCAACTGGGTGGTttgctaggccgtttcagagggcagttaagagtcaaccacattgctgtggatctagagtcacctATAGGCCAGACTAGGCAAGGATGGCAATTtctttccataaaggacattagtgaaccagatggattttattttttacaacaatctagtagttacatggtcaccattactgatgccagctttacattccagatttatttaattaactgaattcaaattctctagCTAAAGTGGTGTGATTTCATCTCTGGTCTTAGGTTTGTGTTCATGTTTTTGGTCCAGTAGCATAGCCATTATGCTACCACTCCGAACAGTATATTGATTACCATAATATACATGATTCATGACTGGGTCCAAAATGATGGAAAACAACTTATTAAATAGTAcagaaattgagtattgctgaatatAGCTttaatagcatgtctctttttttctagcTTATTAAATGTCAAAAATGATTTTTCTCAGAATGGGCCATATTTCTAGAATTTCCAATGTTAATAAACACATCTAGAGGATCATGAGGGATAATAAGAACTCTTTGAGAACTACTCCAAACACAATACTGTTTAAAAGGTACTGCAGCTCTATGGGGAAGATATTCTAGGAGACTGACAAATGGTGATCCCCATTCTATGACATAGACAATAAAGGAGATCCCTTCTGGTTGATGTTATAGCTATCATTACAGGAGTTTGGAGAGCCAAAAAATAAACTGCCCTCAAAATTataacaatgttttttttttaaaagatatacATTGTTGAATTTGCTGAAAAATTGCCTTAAAAGCACACGTTTTTAATATTATTTTGTAATAATGTATATAAACACACAAATGTGGGCAAGTAGATTATCTATATTATTCCATTCATAATCAAATAGttcatttttatttccatttactTTTCAGTTATTTCTTTGTCAGGTAATAAAATTGATATTTGGCTGATCCATTCTTGTGCAGCTTCTTGTTAAGTCATTGTTCATCTCACAGTATTCTTACTTTTTACTTGCATGGTACTTGAAACCAAGAGCTGAGTAGGCATCTTCTACTGTCACAACTGGATTCTCTTCAGCATCAAGTTCATGACTAAAAAAGATAAGCATCAAAATTGACAAATAAAATTGCCAAAAAAGAACCCAAGCCTGCCAAATgaccatttaaaaaaagaaaagactcAGATTCAGATTTAATTTCCATAAACTCTAATTTAAAAAGATTTGAGAAGGGGAATCATAATTGCCTGTTTTTAAGGTTACATTGTCTATAAAAGTGATTCCTTTACTCACAGCAGGGGCCAGTTCCTGATTCCTATTTGCTGTAAAATTGTGAACGTTATAAAGAGCACGAATGCAATTTAATATTACCCTTTCACTGTGGTTTTGAGGATCTGAAAaattgcaaatttcaaaattggcAGAAGACACAAAACATGGAAGTACTGTGAACTGAGGGGGTAGTGGtagacttcaaaagtacatatttccacccttctctcatcttcacctggtccatctccaacacttcccttccttgacttctctgtctccatttctggcaaTAGGTTGTTCACTAATATTCAATACAAGCCCACCAACTGCCACAGCGACCTCAACTACACCTCCTGACACTCTACTTCCTGTAAGGAATATAGGCCAGAGTAGGTAAGGATAGAAAAATTTCTTTCcataaaggacatgagtgaaccagatggattttattatcttttttacaacaatccagtaGTTACACGGTCGCCAATTCTGAtgccagctttttattccagacttatttcattctcccagtttctgtctatgtcacatctgttctgatgatgttaccACCCACAACGGCACTTCCGACTTTTTTCCTCAGCCAAGGATTCCCCCTATCatggctgacagggccctcaacaatgTTTGACctaattccttccatcataaggtcagaagtgggaatgttcgctgatgactgcacaacgttcagcaccatacTCGACTCCTCACTTACTGaaacagtccgtgtccaaatgcagcaagacctggacaatatccaggcttgggctggcaagtgacaagtaacattcgcatcacacaagtgccaggcaacggcCATCacgaacaagagagaatccaagcattatcatcactgaatcccccagtatcaacatcctgggtgttgctattgaccagaaactgaactggactagccatataaatactgtggctacaagctaGGAATCGTGAaatgaggaactcacctcctgactccccaaagcctatccaccacctacaaggcacacgtcaggaatgtgatgaaatactccccacttgacttgatgagtgcagctccaacaacactcatgaagcttgacactgtccaggacaaagctgcctgcttgatggcactacatccacaaatatttactccttccatcactggcacacagtagcagcagtgtgtaccatttacaagatacactgcacgaattcatcaaggctccttcgacagcaccttccaaacccatgaccactaccatctagaaggacaagggctgcagatagatgggaaaaccaccacctagaagttcccctccaagtcattcaccatacTGATTTgtaaatatatcgctgctccttcaatgtcgctgggtcaaaatcttggtactctcttcctaacagcactgtgggtgtacctacaccacatgggctgcagtggttcaagaaagcagtttaccaccaccttctcaagtgcaactagggatgggcaataagtgctggcccagccagcaaagcccacatcctgtgaatgaataagaaaaaaaaagttcccacacttctgccctcaccccttcccctctctcccagaaccatgatagggctccccttgtcctcactttccagcCCATCAGCCCCCACATTCAAAGGGTTAAActtcaccatttccgccaactccagcatgatgccaccaccaaacacatcttcccccaccaccacccggtCGGCATTCCAATGGAACCATTCCCTCcacgacaccctggtccactcctttatcaccccccaacacctcatccccttcccacggcattTTCTCGTGCAAtcgcaggaggtgtaacaccggccccattacctcctccctcctcaatgCTCAAGACCCCatacactccttccaggtgaagcggCGATTTACTTATAcgtctttcaatttagtctagtgtattcgctgctcacaaagCGGTCTCCTCAACATTGagaagaccaaacgcagactgggtgaccactttgcaaaacaccttcgtTCAGTCATCAGGGAGAAAATAAGATACACTTACTATTATATATAATAAACATAATATTAATTAAGCTTATTAAAGGCTCATCAGTTATAGGTCTGCACCAGATAACATGGCTGTAAACCAAATTACTTCAGCAATTCTTAGTTAATCAATCTTCCCGAATAAATCTTCAATATCATCCTTTAATTTAAACAAAAATGTCAGCATTAATTTATGGCCACAGATTTACTGGTAAGGGTTCTCCATAATTAGTAAAGGAGAGGCTGTGATTGTTAAATGTTACCTTCATATTACAAGATCACTCAACCATGCTGTAAAATAGTTCAATTGTCCTGAGATATGTTGCTTCTCATGGTTTGTCAGATGATTGCATTACTATAAATAATCTCAAGTACATCAGAGACTGAAGAAATTTGGAGTGTGTTACCATATTTGCCAACAAAAAGAACTGCAGTGAAATCCACTTATACATGATTTAAGTATTAACATAATCTATGCGCACAGCATTTGCAATGAtgtagatgaattgacagcataAATAGAAGTAAAtaggtatgatctaattgccgttatggagacatggttggaggatgaccaaggctggaaactgAAGTTTAAGGGTTGTcggcatttaggaaggacaggcaaaaaggaaaagtagGTGGGGTCacgtggttaataaagcatgggatcagtacattagtgagagaggatctgaGATTCAAAgaccaagatgtagaatcagtttggatcgagctaagaaacagcaaagggcagcaaacTTTAGGCCACCAAATAGTAATGGTAATGTAGAGGCATGaagtaaatcaggaaattagaggtgcgtGCAACAAggaatacagtaatcatgggggacttcaatctacctctaaacctaattagcactgaTGCTGAGGAGGACACTTTCCTTGAATGTATACACGATAGTTTTCTAGAACAATGTTGGGGAACCAATTAgagaatgggctattttagatctagtattgtgcaatgggaAAGGACTACTtaatctcattgtaaaggagcctttagggaagactgaccataatatgataaaattTTACATGAAGTTTGAAAATGATGTAGTTCATGCTGGAAGTAGGGTCTTTAATCTAAAagaaaactatgaaggtatgaaggGCAAGTTGGCTGACATACACTGGGggactacattaaaaggtatgaccgTAGGTGGGCAATGGCTAGCTTTTAAATAATACAAGGTttgcaacaaatttacattcctttgtGGTGCAAAAAACCAGTaggaaaagtgatccaaccatggctaacaagttAAGGATTCTATCAGATCAAAGGAAGAGATATGGAAAGTTGCCAAAAAATGTAGTAAGCCTAAGGAttaggagcattttaaaattcaacAAAACAGAACCAAGAAGTTGACAAAGAGAAAACAGGATATAAAATTAAACTAGCGAGGATCATAAAAACaagctgtaaaagcttctatagctATGTAGAAAGGAAAGGGTtagtaaagacaaatgtgggtccattacaggcagagaatgGAGAATAGAAATTGGGTAAGAAGGAAATGGTAGAGAAACTAAACCAATATTTTGTGCCCGTCTTCATGAAGGAAGACACAAGAAACCTCCCTGAAATATTGGGGAGCCAAGAGATTAGTGAGATTGAGGAcctaaaagaaattagtattagaaaacaagtagtgctggagaaattaatggggctgaaagtCAATAAATCCCCTGGACATAATGAGATACATCCCAGACTGTTGAACAGGTGGCTGTAGAAAGCGTGGATGCATTGGgaatcatctttcaaaattctatagattgtGGAATGGTGCCTGGAGTTTTGAAGGTAGCAAACGTGACTCCACTTTTTAagaacgagggagagagaaaatagacctgtgagcctgacatcagtattagggaaaatgctagaatctattctaaaggatgtgataatggagcatttagaaaataattgtgagattgggcagaatcaacatgtatttatgaaagggaaattatgtttgacaaaccttttgggagttctttgaggacgtTACTaaaagaatagataagggagaaccattggacttggtgtatttggattttcagaaggctttcgctaaggtcccacacaggaggttaataAGCAAAATTAGGGCTCATGGAATTAGGGAAATATACTGGcaaggattgaggattggttaatggacagaaaacagcagGGATAAACAGAGCATTCTCAGTTGGGCAGGCTATTAgcggggtactgcaaggatcagtgcttggggccccagctatttacaatctatataaatgatttggatgtgggaatcaaatataatatttccacgtttgctgatggcacaaaacttggtgggaatgtgagttgtgaggaggatgcaacgAGGCTTCAATGAGATTTAGACAgactgagtgggcaagaacatggaagatgaaatattctgtggaaaaatgtgaagttaaccactttggtaggaaaatcagaaatgcagagtattttttaaatggggagagattgggaaacttGAAGTCAAAAGaaacctgggtgttcttgttcatcagtcactgaaaactaatatgcaggtgcaacaagcaattaagaagacaaatggcatTTTAGCCTTTactacaaggggatttgagtttaagaataaggaaatcttgctgcagttgtatagagccttgatgagaccacccctggagtattgtgtgcattttttgtctccttacccaaggaaggaaaAACTGGCCATAGGGGgcgtgcaatggaggttcaccagactaatcctgaggatggcaggattgtcttctAAGGAACGatgagactgggcctgtatcctgaatgagaggtgatctcattgaagtgtacaaaattcttacaaggcTCAACAGAGTAGATGTAGGGAGGCTGTTTCCCCCGGTTGGGGGTTTAGAATCAGAGAAcaaagtctcagaataagaggtaggccatttaggaccaagatgaggtggaatttcttcagtcagagggtggtaagtctttggaattctctaccccagagatctGTGGAGgatcaatcattgagcatgttaaaagcagaggtcaatagatttctagatactaatgacattaaggaatatggggatagtgcaggaagatggcattgaggtagatgatcagccatgatctagttaaatggctgcgtaggcttgaggggctgaatggcctactcctgcacttaTGTTCTCTTTATGTTATTTCTACAGCTAACATCTTACTCTGTGTTTCCCATTTCTTTCATCTATGCTTTTTTCTAACAATGACCAGCTATACATAACCAGCTCAGTTTCCATTCTAAATACACAGGGCAGACATCATGAAGATGAAATGAAGTGAGCTTAAATACGAGCTCAGGGGTATTCACCTTCTCTTCATCTTTACTGGTCTAGGTTCGGGtggatcatcctcctcctcatctccactGTTCTGACTTTTTCTTGCTGCAGCATCAGTTTTTAATGCTTTGCTGGAAGTTTTAGAAGGATCTGCTGGCACAGTCAATCATAAATTCTTTGGATGAACCATTttaaataactttcaaaagacagGGTTTTTGCTGTTCAGATGGTAACACAGATTACTCTCCTGGTGACACTCGTCCTAACTACATGACTTTAAATGTTGTGGACTACAACTTAAGTTTTTTGGAACTTGTTCATTTTTGAATCCAATCATGACCAGAGACATGCCTGCCATTCTGCTCAACTACTGTGTGCTTGAGCCTTTTTAATTCATATTTGATTGATCAACCTGATTAATATAGAGCACACTGCATTATTACAAAACAGAAACAACTTCATGATGCACAACTTTAAGGGGAGGTTTCACATATCTTTAGTAGAACGACACTACGGCGTCTTCATAAGAGTCAAAAACTAGCTTGCATAAGTTTAATTGATCAGCagcatactttttaaaaataaaatcttttAGTTGTGTGGATTTTGTATCTCTACAGAAACAAACTTGGTTGTACTCTTTTGGACCTAGATAGTTAAACCAAATCCTGACCATTTTATTTGCTGGAGAAACAGTTCCAAAGCAGATGGGACAATATACAGTAGGTATTGCAGAACAGATGGTGAGACACTGCAGATCAATACATCATGGCGACTTTATTAATGAAAGTACTAAGTTTAGCACAATCTAATGTAGATGACGGCTGCCTCAAGTTATAGGACAGTTACACAAATACAGATAAGATAAAGAAACAGCTGCCACGGCCCTTTAGATGTAATCTACAACTATGTGTTGAGATTAATGTTGCTTCTTACAGTTAAAAAGCAAAAATCTGAACCCAGCTCACAAACATTCTTTAAGGATGAAGGTACATGGAAAAAAAGCTCACCTGTCTTTACTGCAACTGAAGGCTCAACTACTCTAATACCATCAGTTGAATACCCATATTAAGTTCTGTTTAGACTTAGACATCCaggaataaaaagaaaaagaatacCGGTATTGACCACTGCAAGAGAAGATGGGAGATTCTAAACTAAACTTCACTTGCCCATCTTCAATCTACCTATAAAATAAAACTTGTTCTAAATCAACTATTCACACTTGCCTGAGTATCGTGAGACAAGGTTGGCAATACTAACCTGACTGAACTGTGgagattcttccactggatgcACATCTTTTATTGTTGCCTCCATCACATGGTTCTTGCTCATCAGAAGCACACTCACAAGAAATTGCAGCATCAGTAGGACTCCAGTAGATATTGTTTTTTACACCTGTTGATTGCTTAGTCTCATTTCCTGAATCAAGTATTATATTATTGATCATACTGACAACCTCTCCATAACTAACCTCATTACACTCAGTTGTACTTTCTCCATTTGATGCATCGACTGATTCTGCCTGCAGCAGAGTCCTGAAATGTTCACCAGCATTATTTTCAGTATTAGTGAAAAAGTCTCCTGTTTCATCTACATTTGCACAAGATAAATCCTTCTCAAGATCACAGTCTTTAGAACAGTCCACAGACCAGCCTTGATCTACCCAATACTGGAACTGTTCATAATACTGCCAATAATGTTCGGTGTAGAACTGTTGCCACTGCTCCTTGGTATCAGGACAGTTCCACGGTGCAGGTGCATCATCTGACCATTTGGGATGCTTGCCTAACCAATTTTCCCAAAGAAGACCCTCACCATACTGATTCCAATATTTTCCCCAGTCCGTTTTTAAATCTAGCTCAGAGGCTGCTGCTCCTTCACATGAATGATTAAGGTCAATACATTCTTCAAAATCTGTTTGCTCCTCGGTCAACCCCAAGGAAGGGGTTGAACAGACATTTAAAAGCTTGCCTGGGCATTCTTCACAAACTTCAGATAGATCTTCAGTGTATTTGTAATTTGATTTTTTCTTTTTGGCTCTTTTCTTTGAAACAATATTTGTCTAGTAAAAGAAAAAGATTACCAAACGTTCATTCATCTTAATTAAGTGCAAATAATGTAAATATAGTCTGTGGCTTAGTTTTGAACTTCAACATTGTACATTTTATGTATAAAGTTATTAAAGCAGTAAATTAATTTTATCATTTTAAGTATTAAATAATTTTGTTTTCGCAAACTGCTGTATAGAAAAATCTTTTGCCTCCGTTGTAATGGTAGATACGGTTCTACTAAAATCCCCTACCCTTTCACTAATTTATTGTTTTATTCACAGGGTTGTGTTAAGATAATAGTAAACAGTTTTGGTGGGAATCTTTTTTGCCACAGGTCTGAAGACAAACAAAATACAAAGATTTTGTTTGAAATACAATGCCACAAATGTCTGATATGAGAAGATCGCCAAAGTTGTCCACAATTTTTCCTCATAGTCCTAATATTCTGGATGGGTATGTGTTTAATAAATTTATTTGGGAATTTAAAACTAGTTTAATACCTAGAATAGTTCTCTCATACAAACTTATGATGTAAATTATAACAAAATGGTCCTTACCACTGGTTGCCTATAGGTCGATGAGCTACCAAACTGGAGAGGTAATCCCATATTTGCCATCAGCTCCGCCTCACTATCCACTTCACTTTCCTCCCGATTTTCTACAGTATTAGGAGTGGGCTCATCATCAGCATTCAAGTCTTCTTCactcttttcttcttcctcttggaTATCTATAAGTAGCAAATAGCAGCTGCAATATTACACATCTTCCAACCAAGTGTGGGAAACAAGCCCATATTAAAATAACATTAGCCCCTTTCAATGTTTCAAAGTCTCTGCATTCGTTTTCAGGGTTGTAATTGTCAGAAGCTGAGGTCCAAAAGCATGATTATTTGAGCAAGGTGTGTGTTGAGAAAACAACAACACATGTTAAACCTGATCGGCTGGATTTTCAGTCAGTAGGAAAACAAGGCCGCTCACCACTGACCTTGAATAAAAAGCTACCCACAGACACGATCTAGCAAACTCTGTGGCAGGAATTTCTCTGTTCCCA from Carcharodon carcharias isolate sCarCar2 chromosome 6, sCarCar2.pri, whole genome shotgun sequence includes the following:
- the tgs1 gene encoding trimethylguanosine synthase isoform X8, which gives rise to MANMGLPLQFGSSSTYRQPVTNIVSKKRAKKKKSNYKYTEDLSEVCEECPGKLLNVCSTPSLGLTEEQTDFEECIDLNHSCEGAAASELDLKTDWGKYWNQYGEGLLWENWLGKHPKWSDDAPAPWNCPDTKEQWQQFYTEHYWQYYEQFQYWVDQGWSVDCSKDCDLEKDLSCANVDETGDFFTNTENNAGEHFRTLLQAESVDASNGESTTECNEVSYGEVVSMINNIILDSGNETKQSTGVKNNIYWSPTDAAISCECASDEQEPCDGGNNKRCASSGRISTVQSADPSKTSSKALKTDAAARKSQNSGDEEEDDPPEPRPVKMKRSHELDAEENPVVTVEDAYSALGFKYHASKNISKFSHGHAHYRNVAELSRRLDMHQPAATKNKHIFFSEEGDVLKFKKSRTLAKVQRFLKEVVPSADSESNGTETQPGMVLSSEEYTSSEQHHSSKAESSTICENSNGGNRDEGTCDDGEFLACVNVPSKLNICNEGNNEQLPEIHDMTAAPTKNCEPYSDRQLVPIDIPDFLLPDADVTERADESQQMKSLRKDKKRRKKKKVFHIPPDIVAVPELTKYWVQRYRLFSRFDEGVKLDQEGWFSVTPEKIAEHIANRVMQSFHCDIILDAFCGVGGNSIQFALAGKRVIAVDIDPVKIDLAQNNARVYGVSEQIEFILGDFMLLASDLKADAVFLSPPWGGPDYVNAKIFDLKTMMSLDGSEIFALSQKITPNIIYFLPRNADIEQVASLAGAGGRVEIEQNFLNNKLKTITAYFGDLIRNE
- the tgs1 gene encoding trimethylguanosine synthase isoform X4; the encoded protein is MRNNMCENWSMVAEIFLLLEGFSEETEQIQCFCSRAYVHDRELYRMGLKGTCYDNEDNGGTCYDNEDNGGTCYDNEDNGGTCYDNEDNGDIQEEEEKSEEDLNADDEPTPNTVENREESEVDSEAELMANMGLPLQFGSSSTYRQPVTNIVSKKRAKKKKSNYKYTEDLSEVCEECPGKLLNVCSTPSLGLTEEQTDFEECIDLNHSCEGAAASELDLKTDWGKYWNQYGEGLLWENWLGKHPKWSDDAPAPWNCPDTKEQWQQFYTEHYWQYYEQFQYWVDQGWSVDCSKDCDLEKDLSCANVDETGDFFTNTENNAGEHFRTLLQAESVDASNGESTTECNEVSYGEVVSMINNIILDSGNETKQSTGVKNNIYWSPTDAAISCECASDEQEPCDGGNNKRCASSGRISTVQSADPSKTSSKALKTDAAARKSQNSGDEEEDDPPEPRPVKMKRSHELDAEENPVVTVEDAYSALGFKYHASKNISKFSHGHAHYRNVAELSRRLDMHQPAATKNKHIFFSEEGDVLKFKKSRTLAKVQRFLKEVVPSADSESNGTETQPGMVLSSEEYTSSEQHHSSKAESSTICENSNGGNRDEGTCDDGEFLACVNVPSKLNICNEGNNEQLPEIHDMTAAPTKNCEPYSDRQLVPIDIPDFLLPDADVTERADESQQMKSLRKDKKRRKKKKVFHIPPDIVAVPELTKYWVQRYRLFSRFDEGVKLDQEGWFSVTPEKIAEHIANRVMQSFHCDIILDAFCGVGGNSIQFALAGKRDLAQNNARVYGVSEQIEFILGDFMLLASDLKADAVFLSPPWGGPDYVNAKIFDLKTMMSLDGSEIFALSQKITPNIIYFLPRNADIEQVASLAGAGGRVEIEQNFLNNKLKTITAYFGDLIRNE
- the tgs1 gene encoding trimethylguanosine synthase isoform X3; protein product: MRNNMCENWSMVAEIFLLLEGFSEETEQIQCFCSRAYVHDRELYRMGLKGTCYDNEDNGGTCYDNEDNGGTCYDNEDNGDIQEEEEKSEEDLNADDEPTPNTVENREESEVDSEAELMANMGLPLQFGSSSTYRQPVTNIVSKKRAKKKKSNYKYTEDLSEVCEECPGKLLNVCSTPSLGLTEEQTDFEECIDLNHSCEGAAASELDLKTDWGKYWNQYGEGLLWENWLGKHPKWSDDAPAPWNCPDTKEQWQQFYTEHYWQYYEQFQYWVDQGWSVDCSKDCDLEKDLSCANVDETGDFFTNTENNAGEHFRTLLQAESVDASNGESTTECNEVSYGEVVSMINNIILDSGNETKQSTGVKNNIYWSPTDAAISCECASDEQEPCDGGNNKRCASSGRISTVQSADPSKTSSKALKTDAAARKSQNSGDEEEDDPPEPRPVKMKRSHELDAEENPVVTVEDAYSALGFKYHASKNISKFSHGHAHYRNVAELSRRLDMHQPAATKNKHIFFSEEGDVLKFKKSRTLAKVQRFLKEVVPSADSESNGTETQPGMVLSSEEYTSSEQHHSSKAESSTICENSNGGNRDEGTCDDGEFLACVNVPSKLNICNEGNNEQLPEIHDMTAAPTKNCEPYSDRQLVPIDIPDFLLPDADVTERADESQQMKSLRKDKKRRKKKKVFHIPPDIVAVPELTKYWVQRYRLFSRFDEGVKLDQEGWFSVTPEKIAEHIANRVMQSFHCDIILDAFCGVGGNSIQFALAGKRVIAVDIDPVKIDLAQNNARVYGVSEQIEFILGDFMLLASDLKADAVFLSPPWGGPDYVNAKIFDLKTMMSLDGSEIFALSQKITPNIIYFLPRNADIEQVASLAGAGGRVEIEQNFLNNKLKTITAYFGDLIRNE
- the tgs1 gene encoding trimethylguanosine synthase isoform X7; its protein translation is MRNNMCENWSMVAEIFLLLEGFSEETEQIQCFCSRAYVHDRELYRMGLKGTCYDNEDNGGTCYDNEDNGGTCYDNEDNGGTCYDNEDNGDIQEEEEKSEEDLNADDEPTPNTVENREESEVDSEAELMANMGLPLQFGSSSTYRQPVTNIVSKKRAKKKKSNYKYTEDLSEVCEECPGKLLNVCSTPSLGLTEEQTDFEECIDLNHSCEGAAASELDLKTDWGKYWNQYGEGLLWENWLGKHPKWSDDAPAPWNCPDTKEQWQQFYTEHYWQYYEQFQYWVDQGWSVDCSKDCDLEKDLSCANVDETGDFFTNTENNAGEHFRTLLQAESVDASNGESTTECNEVSYGEVVSMINNIILDSGNETKQSTGVKNNIYWSPTDAAISCECASDEQEPCDGGNNKRCASSGRISTVQSADPSKTSSKALKTDAAARKSQNSGDEEEDDPPEPRPVKMKRSHELDAEENPVVTVEDAYSALGFKYHASKNISKFSHGHAHYRNVAELSRRLDMHQPAATKNKHIFFSEEGDVLKFKKSRTLAKVQRFLKEVVPSADSESNGTETQPGMVLSSEEYTSSEQHHSSKAESSTICENSNGGNRDEGTCDDGEFLACVNVPSKLNICNEGNNEQLPEIHDMTAAPTKNCEPYSDRQLVPIDIPDFLLPDADVTERADESQQMKSLRKDKKRRKKKKVFHIPPDIVAVPELTKYWVQRYRLFSRFDEGVKLDQEGWFSVTPEKIAEHIANRVMQSFHCDIILDAFCGVGGNSIQFALAGKRVIAVDIDPVKIDLAQNNARVYGVSEQIEFILGDFMLLASDLKADAVFLSPPWGGPDYVNAKIFDLKTMMSLDGYPSKPLFKT